DNA from Polaribacter sp. NJDZ03:
GAAATTAAGAAAAATACCCGAAGGTTTGCAAAAAGACAAGGTACTTGGTTTAAAAGAGATGAAACAACCTTGTGGTTTGATTATCAGACAGAGATAAACACAATTATTGCTAAAATTTCTGATAAAATTAACATCTCAAAATTGTAAAACCTTTTGTAATTCACTCACTTTTATATCTTTGTTACATAAAAAAAAATCAAAAAACATGAAATCAAAAATTATATGTATTGCCTTTGCTTTAATTAGTTCTATTTCTATTGCACAGTCTAAAGTTGGTACAGTAGATAGTGAATATATTATTAGTCTAATGCCAGAAACAAAAGTGGTATCAGAAAGATCTCAAAATTACGGAGCAAAATTAGATTCTTCTTTTACCCTAAAAGTAGAAACGTATAAAGCCAAAATAGAGGCTTTTAAAAAGAATGAAAAAACACTTGGGGAATTAGCAAAGCAAGCTGAATACACAGAATTAGCAGAAATGGAAGCTGATATTAAAAAATACCAGCAAAACGGAAACCAACTAATGCAATTAAAGCAAGATGAGTTAATGCGTCCTTTATATACAAGATTAAGCAACGCTATTACTACTGTTGCCAAAGCTAATAAATACACGCAAGTTTTAACCTTAACTGGTAACGAATTTGCATACATAGATAACGATTTTGATATTACAGAATTAGTCTTAAAAAGCTTAGGGATTGCAATTCCTGTCGAAACTGAAAAATAAGTTTTAGCTATTAAAACATTTTTTATAAGGCCTCACTTTTTGTGAGGCTTTTTTTGTTTTAAATAGCGATCCCTTAGACTTAAAATAAACTTTAGGACATGTGATTTTATGTGATTTCTCCGAAAAGTCGAAATGACAAAATTGGATGGTGTTGACAATACGTAAACAACTAGTTGATAACATTATGGGAAACCGTAAACTTTATTAAATCTTTTTGCCGAAATTTAGGGGGTAGAAAGAAATAATTAATACAAAATATAATTTAAAAATTGCAATGGGATTATTTAATAAATTGTTAGGGAATGCAAGTGAGGTTTCATCTGAAAAGCTTAATCAAAAATATGGCAGATTACTTACTGAAAATGAAGAAATTGAATTAGGTTTTAAGCTTTTCCGTGATACATTTATGTTTACAAACAGGCGTTTAATCTTAATTGATGTTCAAGGAATAACAGGAAGTAAAGTTGAGTACAAATCTATGCCATATAAAAGTATCTCTAGATTTTCTCTAGAAACCTCAGGAACTTTTGACTTGGATGCTGAATTAAAAATTTGGATATCAAGTGAAAACATTCCTTCTGTGAGTAAAAAATTTAATAAAAGCATTGATGTTTATGAAGTTCAAAAATATTTAGCAGGAAAAGTGATGTAACTCAATTAACAATAAAATCAGAAATACGATTCCAAAAAATAAAAAATGTATCTATCATATATTAAAGTAGAAAATTATAAAGGAGTTGAAATTGTAGAAACAGATTTTGACCCTGATATCAATATAATTATTGGAGAAAACGGAAGTTGTAAATCAGCTTTAATTGATGCAATAAGATTATTATACAATATTGGTGAACCAATAAGAGAAATATCAGTATCATCAGATGATTTTCATCAAAAAAGAGTAATAATTGACACTGGTATCAATATTGAGAAAGCTACACTAATTACAATAACATATATTTTTAAAGGTCTTACAACTGCTCAGAAAGGAGCTTTTTATGAGTATATGGTAATAGACCCAGATGATACTGCTGAGGATTATGCTAAAATAACAATCAGTTACGAAGAAAAAGATGGGAAATATCCTCAGTTTTCATACAATACTGGAGATATTGATGGTCAAAAAGCTGACTACAAAACATTTGAATTATTTCAACATTATTATTTAGGGGCACTAAGAGATAGTACTCGTGATTTATTAAGTACTCGTGGAAATGTTTTAGGAAGAGTAATTAAAAGATTCGTTAAAAGGAATGAAACAGAATCTGATATTGAACAAATAATGAAAGATGCAAATTCTAAGTTACTTGAAAGAGATGAAGTCAAAAACACTAGAGAAGGCGTAAATCAAAATTTAGAAGGTATTTTCAAGAGGTTTTTAGACAATAAAATTGGTCTTAGAATAGAAGACTCAAGAACAGAATATATTGTCAACGCAATAAAACCATTTTTACCTCATAACAGAGATAGTTTAAATGAAGAAGGGTTTCATTTATGGCAAAACAGTTTAGGCTTAAACAATCTTATATATATTGCAATTGTATTAGGAGACGTAACAGAACAGATTAAAGATGATGGAATTCCACATTACGCACTTCTGATTGAAGAACCTGAAGCCCATTTACATCCACAACTACAATTAAGTTTATATAACTTTCTAACTAGTGCTAACACTTCAGATAACAGTCAACTATTTATAACTACTCATTCTCCTACTCTAACTTCAAAAGTTCCTTTAAAAAATCTAATTCTATTAGATAATAAGAAAGCTCATAAGCTTGAACATCAATTTCAAAATAGATTAGCTGAAAATATAATTCAAGATACTACTAAAAATACTCCATTAAGAAATGTTGATTTTCAATTAAGTCAAAAAAAACTTGAACGATATATTGACGTAACAAAATCTCAACTTTTTTTACGCAAAGGCAGTATTGTTTGTAGAAGGGATTTCAGAAGAACTTTTACTTTCTTCATTTACAAGATTAGACGATTATCAACTAGAAGATTATAGAGTTGAAGTAGTAAATGTAAAAGGAACATCTTTTTATCCTTTCTTATATTTATTTAACAACCAAGAGGAAAGTAAAAGAATAAACAAACCAATTACAGTACTGACAGATGATGACCGTTTTACATCTTCTAAAGAATCGAAATATAGTTTTGACAAATTACTAGAAACAGATTATTCTGTTTTAACAGAGCTAGATGATAACATACAAAATGGAAATCAAGTAACTAGGATTGCAAATCTGAACTCTGTTGCAAATAATGCAGATAACATAAAAATATCTCACTCTTATAAAACTTTAGAGTATGAATTAGCCACTCATAATATCAAGGAGAATCGTACAGAACTACTTAATAATTTCCTTTTTGATTATGTCAATCAAAACTCCTCAGATAAAATTGACAAAATCATTGAATACAGTCAAACATTCGAAAATGATATTATGTCAGAAGCTGAAAAACGAAAAGTAGGGATTTTATTATGGAAAGCATTACCATCAAAAGCCGACTTCGCTCAAAATTTTTCAATACATATCCTTGAAAACTTAGCAAGTGCAAAAGGTTCTTTTGTAATTCCTCCTTATATACAAGAAGGATTAACTCATTTAAGACAAGGAATATGATTTATGACTTAAATGAAGAAAGAAGTGCATATCTAAAGGCAAGAGGAAAAATCATATTAAATGCTTGTCCAGGGAGCGGTAAAACAACTACAATAGCTCAAAAAATTATAGAGTTAGAACAATCAAAAGAAATTGATTCTTATTCTGGTATCGCTTGTCTTTCATTTACAAACTCTGCAAAAGATGAAATAAATGAATCTTATTCAAAACTAAGTGGTAAAATTTTAAGGTTTCCTAATCATGTTTCCACTATTGATAGTTTTATAAATAAATTTATCACACTTCCTTTTTATAATATCTTAAATCGAGATTTCAGTAGACCTAAAATTTTAGACCACACAAATATCTTAGATGATATGTGGAAAATAGAATACACAGGAAAAGATGGGAAAATAAAAGAAGGTTTAAAAAGACCATTAAACTTTGATGCATATAAAGCAAAAAATAATAGAAGTATCTATCATTTATATCCTCCAAGCGAAATTAGAATTGAACCTGACGGCAGTTATTCTGTAAAAGGAAATCAACCATCATCAGAAAAAGTTGATATAGAAAAATTTAAAAATTATTGTAAATTAATAAAGAGTACTCAATTTACTAAAGGTTTAATATCAACAGGAGATTCGGCATTTATTGCTCTTCATATTTTAAGAACAAATCCAAAAATTTGTCAATGGTTAGCCTTAAGATTTCCTTTTATCATAATTGATGAAGCTCAAGATAATTCTTTAATTCAACACGCAATTTTTGAAGAATTGTCTAAACAAGGATTAAAAAACATAGAACTAATTGGTGACCCTTATCAAAGCCTGTATGAGTGGAGAGATGCAAATCCAAATGAATTTTTAAAAAAATATAACGAAGATAATAGTTGGAACTCTTTTGACTTAACAGATAACAGAAGGTCTCCTCAAAATATTATTGACATATTCTCTGTACTTAGAAAAGCAGATGATTCAAAAATAAATTGTGTTGACAATCCTACTTTAGACAACTCAATTATTGTTTATAAATACTCTGAAAACAATCTTCAATCAATCATCAAACACTATGAAGAACTTTGCTCGTCTAACAATTTCAAAAAAAACAACATTGTAGTTAGAGGAAATTCATTAAAGAATAAATTATTAGGAAAAACAGC
Protein-coding regions in this window:
- a CDS encoding ATP-dependent endonuclease translates to MYLSYIKVENYKGVEIVETDFDPDINIIIGENGSCKSALIDAIRLLYNIGEPIREISVSSDDFHQKRVIIDTGINIEKATLITITYIFKGLTTAQKGAFYEYMVIDPDDTAEDYAKITISYEEKDGKYPQFSYNTGDIDGQKADYKTFELFQHYYLGALRDSTRDLLSTRGNVLGRVIKRFVKRNETESDIEQIMKDANSKLLERDEVKNTREGVNQNLEGIFKRFLDNKIGLRIEDSRTEYIVNAIKPFLPHNRDSLNEEGFHLWQNSLGLNNLIYIAIVLGDVTEQIKDDGIPHYALLIEEPEAHLHPQLQLSLYNFLTSANTSDNSQLFITTHSPTLTSKVPLKNLILLDNKKAHKLEHQFQNRLAENIIQDTTKNTPLRNVDFQLSQKKLERYIDVTKSQLFLRKGSIVCRRDFRRTFTFFIYKIRRLSTRRL
- a CDS encoding ATP-dependent helicase; amino-acid sequence: MIYDLNEERSAYLKARGKIILNACPGSGKTTTIAQKIIELEQSKEIDSYSGIACLSFTNSAKDEINESYSKLSGKILRFPNHVSTIDSFINKFITLPFYNILNRDFSRPKILDHTNILDDMWKIEYTGKDGKIKEGLKRPLNFDAYKAKNNRSIYHLYPPSEIRIEPDGSYSVKGNQPSSEKVDIEKFKNYCKLIKSTQFTKGLISTGDSAFIALHILRTNPKICQWLALRFPFIIIDEAQDNSLIQHAIFEELSKQGLKNIELIGDPYQSLYEWRDANPNEFLKKYNEDNSWNSFDLTDNRRSPQNIIDIFSVLRKADDSKINCVDNPTLDNSIIVYKYSENNLQSIIKHYEELCSSNNFKKNNIVVRGNSLKNKLLGKTAEEKPWGIELPKEIITAKNRFLGNDIKNSINEIRTISIKLLNPSSDYHQLKEIERDLKENHLFNSLLFQILIELPRFDLTVADWTSQTQSFMKEKLNLDYDVDLNLRNRKSKFFNKEKTLNESINIHFKKSYSESNIPITTIHQVKGKTLDSVLIFFNDRKHASNILFEDISNPDNSFPNENKRLIYVAMSRPKRVLAMAFPNTISDNSLYKKFGTNIKIVTEDEINYN
- a CDS encoding OmpH family outer membrane protein gives rise to the protein MKSKIICIAFALISSISIAQSKVGTVDSEYIISLMPETKVVSERSQNYGAKLDSSFTLKVETYKAKIEAFKKNEKTLGELAKQAEYTELAEMEADIKKYQQNGNQLMQLKQDELMRPLYTRLSNAITTVAKANKYTQVLTLTGNEFAYIDNDFDITELVLKSLGIAIPVETEK
- a CDS encoding PH domain-containing protein translates to MGLFNKLLGNASEVSSEKLNQKYGRLLTENEEIELGFKLFRDTFMFTNRRLILIDVQGITGSKVEYKSMPYKSISRFSLETSGTFDLDAELKIWISSENIPSVSKKFNKSIDVYEVQKYLAGKVM
- a CDS encoding ATP-dependent endonuclease, translating into MFVEGISEELLLSSFTRLDDYQLEDYRVEVVNVKGTSFYPFLYLFNNQEESKRINKPITVLTDDDRFTSSKESKYSFDKLLETDYSVLTELDDNIQNGNQVTRIANLNSVANNADNIKISHSYKTLEYELATHNIKENRTELLNNFLFDYVNQNSSDKIDKIIEYSQTFENDIMSEAEKRKVGILLWKALPSKADFAQNFSIHILENLASAKGSFVIPPYIQEGLTHLRQGI